From Bradyrhizobium sp. 4:
ACGCCAATCTGGAGGTGCTGAAGGGCATCGATCTCGACATCCAGAGCGGTGAATTCACGGTGCTCGTCGGTCCATCCGGCTGCGGCAAGTCCACGCTGCTCAACATCATCGCCGGGCTCGACCTCCCGAGCGCAGGCACCGTGGAAATCGGCGGACGTATCGTCAACGACATTCCGCCGAAGGACCGCGACATCGCCATGGTGTTCCAGTCCTACGCGCTCTATCCGTCGATGACGGTACGCCAGAACATCACCTTCGGCATGGAATGCCGCCACGTACCGAAGGCGGAGCAGGAGAAGGCGCTGGCGAACGTGGCCCGGCTGCTCCAGATCGAGCCGCTGCTCGGTCGCAAGCCGTCGCAACTCTCCGGCGGCCAGCGCCAGCGTGTGGCGATGGGCCGGGCGCTGGTACGCGATCCCCTGCTCTTCCTGTTCGACGAGCCGCTCTCCAATCTCGATGCCAAGCTGCGCGTCGAGATGCGGATGGAAATCAAGCGGCTGCACCAGCGCATCGGCGCTACCATCGTCTATGTCACCCACGACCAGATCGAGGCGATGACGATGGCGACGCGCATCGCCGTGATGCATCGGGGCGTGGTGCAGCAGTTTGCCGACCCTGACACCGTGTATCGCTATCCCGCCAATCTGTTCGTGGCTCGTTTCATGGGCTCGCCGCCGATGAACACGATGCCGGCACGGCTCGACGCCGATTCCGGCGGCCCGGTGGTCGTGATCGGCGCGGGACGGCCGGACGAGGTCCGCCTCCGCCTTGGCCAATACGACGCGGCGGCCCCCTTTGTCGGCCGTGACGTGGTGGTCGGGATCAGGCCGGAATGCATCGCCGAGGGGAGCCGCGTGTTTTCCGCCGATCCACCCGTCGTCGTCCACGCGCCGGTGGAGATGGTCGAGCCGACGGGAGCCGAAACGATCGTGCTGCTGCGGCTTGGCGGCGAGCCTGCGCTGGCGCGCATCACGCCGGACATCCGCCCCACACCGGGAGCCGCCGCCCCGTTCGCGCTCGACACGCGCCGCATCTGCCTGTTCGACCCTGAGACGGAGCGACTGATCGCATGACACGAACGAGCTATGCCGGCCTTAGGGATCGCGTGGTATTGATCACCGGTGGCGCCAGCGGCATCGGTGCCGCCTTCGTGCGGGCGTTCGCAGCCCAGGAGGCTCGCGTCGCGTTCCTGGATCTCGATGAAGCAGCCGGCCGGGCGCTGGTCGCGGAAGTGAAAGCTGCGTCCGGGACCGGACCCTTGTTCGTGCCGTGCGACCTCCTCGACATCGACGCCTTGCGCAACGCCATGGCACAGGTGCAAGGATCGCTTGGCGATGCCGCGGTCCTCGTCAACAACGCCGCCAATGATCAACGCCAGGTGCTGGCCGAGGTAACCCCGGCCGAGTTCGACTGGATGATCGGTGTCAACCTCAAGCACGTCTTCTTTGCCGCGCAAGCGGTGGTGCCGCAAATGCAGGCCCGCGGCGGCGGTTCGATCATCAACATGTCGTCGATTGCCTGGATGCGCGGCGCGCCGGGGCTGCCGGTCTACGCCGCGGCAAAGGCCGCGATCGTCGGCTTCACCAACTCGCTCGCCCGGTCGGTCGGTCCCGACCGCATCCGCGTCAACGCGATCGCGCCGGGGATGGTG
This genomic window contains:
- a CDS encoding ATP-binding cassette domain-containing protein, which gives rise to MAALSIRSLSKRYANLEVLKGIDLDIQSGEFTVLVGPSGCGKSTLLNIIAGLDLPSAGTVEIGGRIVNDIPPKDRDIAMVFQSYALYPSMTVRQNITFGMECRHVPKAEQEKALANVARLLQIEPLLGRKPSQLSGGQRQRVAMGRALVRDPLLFLFDEPLSNLDAKLRVEMRMEIKRLHQRIGATIVYVTHDQIEAMTMATRIAVMHRGVVQQFADPDTVYRYPANLFVARFMGSPPMNTMPARLDADSGGPVVVIGAGRPDEVRLRLGQYDAAAPFVGRDVVVGIRPECIAEGSRVFSADPPVVVHAPVEMVEPTGAETIVLLRLGGEPALARITPDIRPTPGAAAPFALDTRRICLFDPETERLIA
- a CDS encoding SDR family oxidoreductase translates to MTRTSYAGLRDRVVLITGGASGIGAAFVRAFAAQEARVAFLDLDEAAGRALVAEVKAASGTGPLFVPCDLLDIDALRNAMAQVQGSLGDAAVLVNNAANDQRQVLAEVTPAEFDWMIGVNLKHVFFAAQAVVPQMQARGGGSIINMSSIAWMRGAPGLPVYAAAKAAIVGFTNSLARSVGPDRIRVNAIAPGMVITERQRRLWYPDDQVIAELRTRQAIPDAVTPDDIANMALFLASDESRRITRQCFQVDAGLG